The Streptomyces nitrosporeus genome includes a window with the following:
- a CDS encoding DegT/DnrJ/EryC1/StrS family aminotransferase, which produces MEEVFEDGKFSHSRQVGRLEDALARYTGARHAIGVNSGTDALVLLLKACGLRPGDRVLVPAYSFVATATSVVLAGGEPVFTDIDPDTYAMDPARVPRQAAEGARFVMPVHLFSRMADMAAVTTLAGAHGLRVVEDSAEGIGMRQHGVHAGLHGRGGVLSFFPSKTLGAVGDAGAVLTDDPQTAERVAALRHHGRTGRTLAHFPGISNETRHVGHNSKMDDIQAAVLLAKLTVLDEDIRRRAALARLYDRRLRGLPGITRLPAVTGAPDEVFYVYLVETDRRDALAARLRDQGIGTETYYPRPLHLQPCFARLGHRPGDFPVAEAASARALALPLYADLTDADVERVCDAVRAFHTGRVPA; this is translated from the coding sequence GTGGAAGAAGTATTCGAAGACGGGAAGTTCTCCCATTCCCGCCAGGTCGGCCGTCTGGAGGACGCCCTCGCGCGGTACACCGGAGCCCGCCACGCGATCGGGGTGAACAGCGGCACCGACGCCCTGGTCCTGCTGCTGAAGGCCTGCGGACTGCGCCCCGGGGACCGGGTCCTGGTACCCGCCTACTCCTTCGTCGCCACCGCCACCTCCGTCGTGCTGGCCGGCGGGGAGCCCGTCTTCACCGACATCGACCCGGACACCTACGCCATGGACCCCGCGCGCGTACCGCGCCAGGCGGCCGAGGGCGCGCGGTTCGTGATGCCGGTGCACCTGTTCTCCCGGATGGCCGACATGGCGGCCGTCACCACGCTCGCCGGCGCCCACGGGCTCCGGGTGGTGGAGGACAGCGCCGAAGGCATCGGCATGCGGCAGCACGGCGTCCACGCAGGACTGCACGGGCGCGGCGGAGTGCTGTCGTTCTTCCCGAGCAAGACCCTCGGCGCCGTCGGTGACGCGGGCGCCGTCCTCACCGACGACCCGCAGACCGCCGAACGCGTCGCCGCGCTGCGCCACCACGGGCGGACCGGCCGCACCCTCGCCCATTTTCCCGGCATCTCCAACGAGACCCGCCACGTCGGACACAACAGCAAGATGGACGACATCCAGGCCGCCGTCCTGCTCGCCAAACTCACCGTCCTCGACGAGGACATCCGCCGCCGCGCGGCCCTCGCCCGGCTCTACGACCGGCGGTTGCGCGGGCTGCCCGGCATCACCCGGCTGCCCGCCGTGACCGGCGCCCCCGACGAGGTCTTCTACGTCTACCTCGTCGAGACCGACCGGCGCGACGCCCTCGCCGCCCGGCTGCGGGACCAGGGCATCGGCACCGAGACCTACTACCCGCGCCCGCTGCACCTGCAGCCCTGCTTCGCCCGGCTCGGCCACCGCCCGGGCGACTTCCCCGTCGCCGAGGCCGCCTCGGCCCGCGCCCTCGCCCTGCCGCTGTACGCCGACCTCACCGACGCCGACGTGGAGCGCGTCTGCGACGCCGTCCGCGCCTTCCACACCGGGAGAGTCCCCGCATGA
- a CDS encoding Gfo/Idh/MocA family oxidoreductase, with amino-acid sequence MRQPLIVGLGRSGAGLHLQALHTARTRSPAVWTGPVVAVDPRPDASAPAPGRVTVTRSLEEARPLLSPAATVVHVCTPPTARLGLLAELAAQGYRDIVVEKPLAADAGELAAVERLRSRHGLRITVVAHWQASELARRLRAVTASGELGRLLRIDVAQHKPRFARSLRPDDGHPTAFDVEVPHSLGLVLELAGPAETTGARLTDLRAGETVRPRMGSALLELRHTGGVRTRIVSDLTAPVRERNVTLTFRHGTAVGHFAPSDADDHVQLAVGDRREVFRDDALAAFMLRTYNRYATTAHDDPSWDAGFALHAGAVRLLDAAKRHCAEASAAGGSREEAVRAL; translated from the coding sequence ATGAGACAGCCCCTGATCGTCGGACTGGGCCGTTCCGGAGCAGGGCTGCACCTGCAGGCCCTGCACACCGCCCGCACCCGGTCGCCGGCCGTCTGGACGGGGCCGGTCGTCGCCGTCGATCCACGGCCGGACGCGAGCGCCCCGGCCCCGGGGCGGGTGACCGTGACGCGCTCCCTGGAGGAGGCGCGCCCCCTGCTCTCCCCCGCCGCCACCGTCGTGCACGTGTGCACCCCGCCCACCGCCCGGCTCGGCCTCCTCGCGGAGCTCGCCGCCCAGGGGTACCGGGACATCGTCGTGGAGAAGCCGCTGGCCGCCGACGCCGGGGAACTCGCCGCCGTGGAGCGGCTGCGGTCCCGCCACGGCCTGCGGATCACGGTGGTGGCCCACTGGCAGGCCTCCGAACTCGCCCGCAGGCTGCGCGCCGTGACCGCTTCGGGCGAGCTCGGGCGGCTGCTGCGCATCGACGTCGCCCAGCACAAGCCCCGCTTCGCGCGCTCGCTGCGCCCGGACGACGGTCATCCCACCGCGTTCGACGTGGAGGTGCCGCACTCCCTCGGCCTGGTCCTGGAGCTGGCCGGTCCCGCCGAGACGACCGGCGCCCGGCTGACCGATCTGCGGGCCGGGGAAACGGTCCGCCCCCGCATGGGCTCCGCGCTGCTGGAGCTGCGCCACACCGGCGGGGTCCGCACCCGCATCGTCTCCGACCTGACCGCCCCCGTCCGCGAACGGAACGTCACGCTCACCTTCCGGCACGGCACGGCCGTCGGCCACTTCGCGCCGAGCGACGCCGACGACCACGTCCAGCTGGCCGTCGGGGACCGGCGCGAGGTCTTCCGCGACGACGCGCTGGCCGCGTTCATGCTGCGGACCTACAACCGGTACGCGACGACCGCCCACGACGACCCGTCCTGGGACGCCGGTTTCGCCCTGCACGCCGGGGCGGTCCGGCTCCTCGACGCGGCCAAACGGCACTGCGCGGAGGCGTCCGCTGCCGGCGGGAGCCGGGAGGAGGCCGTCCGTGCTCTCTGA